TAAAATAACAACAAAATAATTAGTTATTCTATATTAGCAGACATATTCATAAAGTAAAGCTTAATTCAGATGGAGTTTTTACTCCAACTGAATGTCTAGTTGAATTAATCCAGAAGCTGTTAAGTTCTTATATCCAGGCTTAAGAGGATAGAGTCTTAGAATTTTTAGCTTTCGGATAAAACCAGGTAATTTCAATACTTTAAATGATTTGGAGGAGGTGCTATATGTGAGTAATCAAATTTGGGCTTGGAGAAATAAATATAATGGTGAATTAGATGAGAGTATTTTTAGAACTAATAAGAATATACCGGTACAGCTTAGAGGTTCTACTGATTTTCTAACTAATGTTATATCTATCTCTGCTGGTAACCGTCATAGTTTAGCCCTTAAGGCTGATGGAACAGTTTGGGCTTGGGGAAGCAACTCTAATGGTCAATTGGGTGATGGTACTTCTGGAACTAATAAGGACATACCGGTACAGGTTAAGGATGCTACTGACCCCACTGGTTTTTTAACTAATGTTATAGCTGTTTTTGCTAGTTGGAGACATAGTTTAGCTCTTAAGATTGATGGAACAGTTTGGGCTTGGGGTAATAACTACGATGGCCAATTAGGTGATGCTACTTCTGGAAGTAATAAAAATATGCCAGTACAAGTTAAAGATACTACTGATCCTACAGGTTTTCTAACTAATGTTACAACTATCTCTGCTGGATGGTTTCATAGTTTAGCTCTTAAGGCTGATGGAACAGTGTGGGCTTGGGGTAATAACTCTAAGGGACAATTGGGAAATGGGACTTCTGGAACTAATGAGAAGATACCGGTACAGGTTAAGGATCATACTGCTTTTCTAACTAATGTTATAGCTGTTTTTGCTAGTTGGAGTCATAGTTTAGCTCTTAAAGCTGATGGAACAGTTTGGACTTGGGGCAATAACTACGATGGTCAACTAGGTGATGGTACTTTTGGAAGTAATAAGAATATACCAGTACAAGTTAAAGATACTACTGATCCTACTGGTTTTCTAACTAATGTTATAGATATTTCTGGTGGTTGGTTTCATAGTTTAGCTCTTAAGACTAATGGAACAGTTTGGGCTTGGGGAGGAAACTCTAGTGGCCAATTGGGTGATGGTACTTTTGGAAGTAATAAGAACATACCGGTACAGGTTAAGGATCCTACTGGTTTTCTAACTAATGTTACATCTATTTCAGCTGGTTGGAGTCATAGTTTAGTCCTTAAGACGAATGGAACCGTTTGGGGTTGGAGTAGAAATATTGAGGGTCAGTTGGGTGATGGTACTTCTGGAAGTAATAAGAATATACCAGTACAGGTTAAGGTTGTTAATGGTTTTATGACTAATGTTATAGCTATTTCAGCTGGTTGGAGTCATAGTTTAGCCCTTAAAACTGATGGAACAGTTTGGGCTTGGGGCAATAACTATAATGGTCAACTGGGTGATGGTACTTTAGGAGGTAATAAAAACACACCAGTACAGGTTAAAGATTCTACTAATCCTTTTGATTTTATCACTAATGTTATGGCTATTTCTACTGGTGATCGTTATTTTACTTCTTAAGTAAATTATAATTCATTTACAAGTAAAATCTATATATTTACTTAAGTAAAATAAATATGATAAAATAATATTTATGA
The window above is part of the Tepidibacter aestuarii genome. Proteins encoded here:
- a CDS encoding RCC1 domain-containing protein, with amino-acid sequence MSNQIWAWRNKYNGELDESIFRTNKNIPVQLRGSTDFLTNVISISAGNRHSLALKADGTVWAWGSNSNGQLGDGTSGTNKDIPVQVKDATDPTGFLTNVIAVFASWRHSLALKIDGTVWAWGNNYDGQLGDATSGSNKNMPVQVKDTTDPTGFLTNVTTISAGWFHSLALKADGTVWAWGNNSKGQLGNGTSGTNEKIPVQVKDHTAFLTNVIAVFASWSHSLALKADGTVWTWGNNYDGQLGDGTFGSNKNIPVQVKDTTDPTGFLTNVIDISGGWFHSLALKTNGTVWAWGGNSSGQLGDGTFGSNKNIPVQVKDPTGFLTNVTSISAGWSHSLVLKTNGTVWGWSRNIEGQLGDGTSGSNKNIPVQVKVVNGFMTNVIAISAGWSHSLALKTDGTVWAWGNNYNGQLGDGTLGGNKNTPVQVKDSTNPFDFITNVMAISTGDRYFTS